A window of Chryseobacterium shandongense genomic DNA:
GAAATTATACGTCAGAAAACGGCTACTCTGATTGCTGCTTGCTGTGAAATCGGGGTTTTATCAAACGATGCTGATGCTGATTTGGCAAAAAAAATGATGGATTTCGGAACCTATACCGGAATGGCTTTTCAGATCAAAGACGACCTGTTTGATTACCTGAGTTCTAACGTCATCGGAAAACCTGTGGGAATTGATATCAAAGAACAGAAAATGACACTGCCTCTGATTTTTACCCTCAGAAACGCCAACGAAAAAGACAAAAAATATTATTTCAATACTATTAAACGGTACAATAATGATCAGAAACGTGTAAAAGAACTGATCAGCTTTGTAAAAAGTTCCGGAGGGCTGGATTATGCCATTTCCGTAATGAAGGATTTTCAGCACAAAGCCAAAGATATCCTTAACGAATTCCCCGATTCAGAAGCCAGGAAATCTTTACATATTATGCTGGATTACGTAATTGAGCGAAAATTTTAAATTAAATTATTTTCATTGTTACAATAATAACAGCTAAAACTATGCAAAATAAAGCGCTTAAAAATAAATAATCCGCAATAGTTTCAAATCTCTGTCCACGCTTTTCATGTCTGGATCGTATTGCCAGGAAGGAAAAGAAACAACTGAATGCAAAAAACAGACAGGCAATACCTGCAAATTCATCTAAATACGTACTGTGGCTCATTTTAGTGATCTTTAAGGATGTAATGATCAACAATGAAAACCCCAGAAGATTGCTGGAAGCATTGAGAATATGAGTGGATTTCTTCTCCATCTGTACAATTTTTTTTCAATATAAATACAATTTTTTTTATTATCAAATTTTTAAAAAAGATTATTAAAAATTAAAATTAATTTAAAAAGTGTATATTAGCAAAATACTTCAAGAATTTAAAAATTTTTTATCGGGCTATGCAGACAACCTATATTGAAACACAGCAAATTTCCTTTCAAGACTTTAAAAATCAGATACTTGAAGATTATAAGTTAGGAAGGATTTCTCGCGAAATGTCATATCTGGGCAGAAGAGAAGTTCTTACGGGAAAAGCTAAATTTGGTATTTTTGGGGATGGTAAGGAACTTCCTCAGCTTGCAATGGCGAAAGTTTTCAAAGATGGAGACTTCCGTTCGGGATATTACAGAGATCAGACCTTTGCGCTGGCTGTTGATGCGTTGACTGTTGAAAGCTTCTTTGCTCAGCTCTATGCAGATACAAGTGTAGAAAGAGAGCCTGCTTCGGCAGGAAGACAGATGAACGGGCATTTTGCTACACGAAGTCTTAATGAAGATGGAAGCTGGAAAGATTTAACCACTCAAAAAAACATTTCTTCAGACATTTCACCGACTGCCGGACAAATGCCGAGATTATTAGGATTGGCACAAGCTTCCAAAATATATAAATCCGTAAAATTTGAAGGTTCGGAAAAATTCTCCAAAGACGGAAACGAAATCGCTTTCGGTACCATCGGAGATGCTTCTACAGCAGAAGGCCATTTTTGGGAAACGTTGAATGCGGCCTGTGCGCTTCAAGTTCCGATGATCGTTTCAATCTGGGATGACGGGTACGGGATTTCCGTTCCTACCATGAAACAGAGAGCAAAAGCAGATATTGCTGAAATGCTGAGCGGTTTCCAAAGAAAAGAAGGTGAATTCCAGGGATGTGAAATCATTCAGGTGAAAGCCTGGGATTATCCTTCATTGCTAGATGCCTACGCCAGAGCAGAACAGTTTGCAAGAATGGAAAGCATTCCGGTAGTAGTTCACGTGGTGGAAGTGACGCAGCCTCAGGGACATTCCACTTCAGGATCTCACGAAAGATATAAAAATGAGGACCGTCTGGCTTGGGAATCCCAGTTTGACGGATTGGTTAAATTCAAAGAATGGATTCTGAATTATTCCATCGAAATCGACGGCAAAGAAGAAGTATTGGCAACAGCTGAAGAATTGGATGCAATTGATGAAGAAGCTAAAAAAACGGTAAAAGCAGGACAAAAAGCAGCATGGGAAAACTATCAGAAAACAATAACGGACCTGATTCATTCAGTTTTACCATTTGTTGAAAGTCTTAAAGGTCAGAATTCCGAAATTGAAAATTATATTAGTCAGTTCAATAAACTGGTTTCAAAAGCGAAAAAAGATGTTTTTCATTTGGTGAGAAGATCTTTACTGGCAACAAGAGGAACAAATTCAGCAGAAAGAAATCAGCTGATGCAGAAATACAATGAGATTTTTGAGGTGGAAAAAGATAATTATTCGTCTCACTTATATTCTCAGTCTCAGTGGAAAGCTGAAAACGTAAAAGAAATTAAACCAATCTATTCTGATGCCTCTGAAGATGTGGACGGAAGAGTAGTGGTACGAAATAATTTTGATAAAATTTTCGAAAAATATCCTGAAACACTAGTCTTTGGTGAAGACGCCGGAAATATCGGTGATGTCAACCAGGGATTAGAAGGAATGCAGGAAAAATACGGCGAAGTTCGTGTTGCCGATACAGGAATTCGTGAAGCAACAATTCTTGGGCAGGGAATCGGTATGGCGATGAGAGGTCTGAGACCGATCGCTGAAATCCAGTATTTAGATTATATTCTCTATTGTTTACAAGGGATGAGTGATGATCTGGCAACCGTTCAGTACAGAACAAAAGGCGGACAGAAAGCTCCGGTAATCATCAGAACAAGAGGTCACAGACTGGAAGGGGTTTGGCATTCAGGTTCTCCAATGGCGGGGATTCTTAATCTTTCCAAAGGAATTCTGGTTTTGGTTCCAAGAAACTTAACGAAAGCTGCCGGATTCTACAACACCATGCTTCAAAGTGATGAACCAGCTGTCATTGTTGAATGTTTAAATGGATACCGTTTAAAAGAAAAACAACCTGATAATTTAGGTGAATTCACTGTTCCTGTAGGAAAAATTGAGGTGACCAAAGAAGGAAAAGATGTAACACTTGTGACGTACGGTTCTACCTGGAGAATTGTCATGGAAGCGGCAGAAGAGCTTGAAAAATTAGGAATTTCTGCGGAAGTAATTGACGTTCAGTCATTGATTCCTTTTGATTTAAGCCATGAAATTGCTGAATCGGTGAAGAAAACTAACCGATTGGTGGTGATCGACGAAGATGTGGAAGGCGGAACTTCAGCGTTTATTCTTCAGCAGATTTTAGAAAAGCAAAAAGCGTTCAGGTTCTTAGATTCTGATCCGTTGACCATCTCTGCAAACGATCACAGACCAGCGTATGCAAGTGACGGAGATTATTTCTCAAAGCCTTCTGCAGACGATATGGTGGAAAAAATCTACGCGATGTTTAATGAAACAAATCCTCAGAAATATCCTGCGATATTTTAGTTCTGATTGATTATGAACAATGATTTAGAAAAGCTTGCACCATCAAAGCAATCTGCGGCTAAAAATCTATTTGCTACCTTTGAAATTCTTAAAAATGAAGGAGGACAATTACTGGGAAAACAAGTAATTGACAAAATAAGGGAAAAGAATAATTTAACAAGCTGGGAAAAAGAAGTATATGAAAAAACAGGCTATGTCCGTTGGGAATCTATACTACATTTTTACACAATTGATGCAATAAAAGCTGGTTTTCTTAGGAAAAATAAAGGTATTTGGTATTTGACAGAAGAAGGTGAAAAATCAATTTCTTTAGGTCCTGCTAAAATGTTAGAAACAGCTTCTAAACTTTATAGATCATGGGCTGCAGATAAAAAAGATAATAAGTCTTTAAAAAATGATAGTTTAGAAAATGAACCAATTGAGTTAGAAGAAAATCAAACTCAAAGTCAAAAAGCTAATCTAGATTTACTCGAAGAACAAGCTATTGCAGGGATAAAAGAATATATCCGAAGTAAGAATGCATATGAGTTTCAAGATATGGTTGCAGCACTTTTAAGGGCTATGGGTTATCACACTCCATTTATTTCTCCGAAAGGAAAAGATGGTGGATTGGATATCATTGCTTATAATGACCCTTTAGGAGCAACAACTCCAAGATTAAAAGTACAAGTTAAACATAGACCAGATTCTTCTGTTCCTGTTGACGATATAAGAAGTTTAACAGGACTGCTAAATAAAGACGGAGACATTGGTTTATTTGTAACTTCTGGAGTGTTCACATCTGAGTCAGAACGGTCAGCAAGAGAAAGTCATAGACATATAAGACTTTTAGATATAAATATCTTTATAGAGTTATGGCAGGAGTTTTATACTAAAATGGAAGACGAAGATAAAAATATGCTACCATTGCATTCAATATATTTTTTAGGAAGTAACGATTAATATTTATATAGGCTGTCAAACAACAGCCTTTTTGTTGTTCTTATTTTCCAAAATCGTTTTGCAATCCTTCTCCTTTTCCGGATCATATACATGATATTTCGTTTCCCATTCCTCAAGTTGGTACAAAATCGGAAGTAATGCTAAACCTTTCTCAGTCAATGAATATTCTACTCTCGGAGGGATCTCTTTAAACTCTTCACGAATCACCAGTCCGTCGGCTTCCATCTCTCTCAGTTGATCGGTTAAAACTTTTCTGGAAATAACATTAATGCGCACGGCAAGTTCTCCAAAACGCAGTTTCCGGTCTTTGATCACCAAAACAATAATCGGTTTCCATTTGCTTCCCAAGGCAGACATCGCTTTACCAAGAGGACAGCTGTATTGCATTAATTCATTCTTTTTCATAGAGGTTTATTTTAAATTTTGTTGGTCTTTTTTGAACACAAAGGCCACAAAGATTTTTTTAATATGCTCTGTTTTTAAGGCTCACAAAGCCGTTCTACTTATAAGAGGAAGAGGGCGCAGAGATTCTGATTCGATCAATTTCCCCAATATTCGAGCTAAACTCATCGACGCCTCTTAACCTTAATCTGCCGTAATTCCTGAACACAAAGTTCACAAGGATTTCTATCTGTTAACTGTTTCAAGTTTCACAAAGCCGCGTTGCTTATAAGAGTGTACGAAGGATTTAAGCTTATGTACACTTATGCTGATTATGAGTGAACTTTACAATAAAGCATACGCTTATCTTTTGATCCTTTTGCGATTAAAACCAACTCAGAGATTAATCTCAACTGTTACTTAAAAGTTACTAATGTAAGTTACCGCAAAGTTACTACTTTTTTTCTTTATAAGATACAAATGTGAACTATTATTAGTTACTTTGTGTAACAAATATAATAAGTAAATCTAAAATGAGCACAGAATCATTATTTACACCTTTCAAGTATAAAAATTTAGAATTAAAAAATAGAATCGTAATGGCTCCGATGACGAGAGCACAATCAGATAACGGAGTGCCTACGCAGCAAATAGCAGACTATTATGCAAGAAGAGCTGCAGCAGAAGTTGGGTTAATCCTTTCTGAAGGAACCGTGATCAACCGGCCCGCTTCAAAAAATATGCAGAATATCCCGGATTTTTACGGAACAGAAGCCTTAAACGGGTGGAAAAACGTAATTGATTCCGTACATGAAAATGGTGGAAAAATGGGACCTCAGATCTGGCACGTTGGAGATACCAGAAGTACTCCGGATTATCCGGCTGTAGACATGGAACAAGCATCGACGATGACACTGGAAGATATTCAGGATACAATTGCTCAGTTTGCAGCATCTGCAAAATCCGCGAAAGATCTTGGTTTTGATGTAGTTGAAATTCACGGGGCGCATGGTTATCTTATTGACCAGTTTTTCTGGGAAGGTACCAATACCAGATCTGATGAATACGGCGGAAAAACCATTAAAGAAAGAAGCCGTTTTGCGGTGGATGTTGTAAAAGCGATCAGAGCTGCAGTGGGAGAAGACTTCACGATTATCATTCGTCTTTCTCAGTGGAAGCAGCAGGATTATTTAGTAAAATTGGCCAATACTCCAGAAGAAATGGAAGAATGGCTATTACCTTTAAAAGAGGCAGGAGTTGATATTTTCCACTGTTCCCAAAGAAGATTCTGGGAACCAGAATTTGAAGGTTCTGACCTGAATTTCGCAGGCTGGGCAAAAAAAATTACCGGGCAGCCCACCATTACCGTAGGTTCTGTAGGACTGGAAGGTGATTTTATGGCTGCTTTCGGAGGGCAGGGAACGGAAAAAGCAGATTTAACGGAACTAACCAAAAGATTGGAAAGAGGTGATTTCGATTTGGTTGCCGTTGGTCGCGCACTGCTCCAGGATCCGGAGTGGGCTAAAAAAGTTAAGGAACAGAATACCGAGGCTCTGCTTGACTTTTCTGCAGAAAGCTTAGGGGTATTATACTAAAGTTTGATTATCAATGGTGAATCTGCTTTGCTGCCAATTTGATTTTGACAACTTTTCTGAATTGGCACCGACTATTCACTAACAGAGCAAAATTCACTGTTGATGATTTTACCATATCTTGATTACCTATTTAAATTTTTTTACAAAAACCGCTTTAAGATTATTCTCAGAGCGGTTTTTATATTAAAATAAAACCACTTTCCGGAATACAGAAAGTGGTTTTTTAACAGATTTAAATATCTAAATTGTCAGATGAATATGACAAAAATGATCAATTTTTAAAGACCAATACTTTTAGTTGGCTTCAGTTGTTTTTTGATGTTTTTCGGGAGCGCACTTTTGTGAACCAGAATAGCGGTAGATTTATATTCTACATAAGGTCTTGTTACATAAATGTACCCTTCAAAATCATTCGTTACGCCCCAAGAATTTTTTACCATATAATATTCTTTTCCGCTTTGGTCTTTTGCCAGTCCTACGATGTGCATTCCGTGGTCATCGGTCGTTGAGAGGTTGTTTAAAGCCTGCTGACGCATATCTTCGGTAATGGTTTTGTCTTTTTTAGGTTCGATGAATAAAGTTCCTTTATTTTCATTGTTGATCTGATCAAGATTCATATCCGGAACGTACGCTACACCGTTTTTGTAAGAAAAATAAGGTTCTGAAACATCCGTTGCCCATCCAACAGAATACCCTTTATTAACAGCATTGTCGATAATCGCCGTTAGATCTTTCATTGGAACATTCCAGTCGGAATCATGGCTCCAGTTATCAGGAATCGGCACGACGAATTTCTGGTAATACGGATAATCTTTATATGAAGAGATTTCAACATAATCTTCCGGGTTGATTCCTACAACTTCTTTTGCAAAAGATTGCGGCGTGTAAGATTTTCCTTCGTAAGTGAAGTTAGCCGGAACTTTCCCAAGATATTGATCTAAAATCGCATCAACAGAAGACATCCAGTTATCCGTTAATTTTCCTTTAGAGCCTGCCTGAACCAGACTGTCCAACACTGGTTTAAGTTTGCCCTGCATTTCAGAGAAGTTATTCAGGGTCTGTCCCTGCTTAAGACCTGTGTAAACGTCTTGTGGAACCGCTCCGTACTTTTTGTACATATTGATGACATCATGCAGTTCTCCGCCGTCGCCCCAGCTGATCGCTCCATTGTTTAACACATATAATTTTGCTTTGTCGTGGTAAGAATTTCTTGCCGTGAAGATTTCTGCAAGGTCAACCGGCTTTTTTCCCATCCTCTGCATTTCAGACTCAAGAAAAGAGTTTCCCGAGTAGCTCCAGCATGTTCCCGAAGAACCCTGATTTTTCACCGAAGTTGCACCAACGTCTTTCAGCGTGGTAAACTGGAAATTGGCATTTTGAGACTGGTTGTTTTTTAACTTGTTTATTAAGTCATCCTGAGCAAACATCATACTTCCTGCAGACAAAACAAAAAGTAATGATACAAATTTTGAATTTTTCATTACTAAAAAGATTATTTATACGAATAGTCGTCCATATTACAGATTTGTTACAAAAACAAAGGTTAAATTGAATCTTCAGTTTTCAGATGAAAAAGTTTTTTATCAGGAGCTGTTTCGCGCTTTCGCTACTCGCTTTTTACTTGTTTCGGCGGCGGCAAAAGCCGCCGCCGAAACAAGTAAAAAGCTCAAACATGCCGCTCAATCACGGCTAGGGCAGAGTTCATTTATTATAGCTTTTAGACAATACTCAAAACATTTATCATGATAAAAAAAATGCATAAATCTGTGCAAATTCGTGAAATCCGTGGTAAAAATAATCACGTCAAAATATTAAATTTATTGTAAATACTTCCAGTACCATAAATTTGTATCCAATCACTTTTTTAAATAAGGAATTCTCTGTAAATCTGTGTGATCCGTGGGAAATTATTACAAATTCTCCGTTTTATATGTTGCTTTCGTTTGCCTCACTCATCAGATTTCCTTACTTTTCAAAAAAAAGTTTTTACCATGTTTCCAACCTTTTTGAAACTTTCTGCATCTGTGTAGATATAAAGCCTGATTATGGATCGAGAGTTACTACTACAATGTCAGCGGAACGAACGCAATGCACAGCGGAAAGTCTATGAAAAGATGGCGGGAAAATTATATTCGGTTTGCAGACGGTATCTTAAAAATGATGAAGATATCGAAGAAGCATTGGCAGATACATTTTATAAAATTTTCACCAAAATAGATCAGCTTCACAACCCTGATATTTTTGAAGCATGGGCCAGAAAAATAACGGTTAATGAATGCCTGCAAAAGTTAAGAGCAACAAAGCGTCTGCATATATCGCTGGAGGAAAATCATATCATAAGTTCCGATACGGATGAACATGTTTCTTTTGAAAAAGATATTCTGCATCTCCTCAACTTCCTTCCGGAAGGCTGCAGGGCGATATTTAATCTTTTTGCGATTGAAGGCTATCCTCACAAGGAAATAGCAGTTATGCTTTCCATCAGCGAAGGCACATCAAAATCTCAGCTCAATTTTGCAAGAAAAAAACTTCAGGAACTTCTGGTAAATCAAAATGTTTAAACTTTACAACAATGGAAAATAATCACGATATCGATAAAACGTTCAACGAGGCTTCTCAGTCTTTAGAAGAACCTGCAACATTTCCGGGATTTGATAAAGTTTGGGCTAATGTTGAGGAAAAGCTGGATCAAAAACAAGAAAAGAAACAGAGGAGAATTCCTGCATGGATTCCGTACGGGATTGCTGCCAGTTTGCTCATTGCATACGGAATTTTTTATTTTACCTCGACTTCAGATCAAGAAAAAATGAGCCAGACGGTTATCGCAAAAAATTTAGAAATTCAAAAAAGTTCCTCTCCTCAGATATCTGAGGGGATTCAAAAAACCGATAGTGTTGTAAAAGCCAATATCAAAAAAGAAATTGTACCGTATACAGCTGTAAAATTAGCCCAAAACGGACTTTCCAAGGTTTATGCACCTTCAATCACACCATCAGCTTATGAAATGACAGCCGCACCATCTTTCGGTGAGGATGGATTGAAGATAGCGGAAGAAAGAGCGGTGATGGACAGCATAAAAAGGCAGAATATCGAAGAAATTATTGCAATGGGAATCAAAAAAGAAAAAACTTCCATGAATGCAATGGCTTCCAACAAGAAAATTTCTGATCTTAATAAAATTGCAGATACTGCAGATTATGAATATCCGGATTTAAGATTCGGGCTTAAAGATAAACAGCAGGAGCCGGAAATACTTTACAAAAAATCTTCCACAACAGAGTACAGACCTCTCGCATTAAGTGGTGGGAAAACAACTTTACTGGGTGAAAAACATACCGTAACTTCTCTGAATGGATTTGCGCCGGGTCTAAGCATTAATTCTATTTCGGGATCGGCAGGATCTGGGAGATTGGATATTTCAGTGGGATATCTGGCAAATTCTCGGCCGGGAGCTGAACCTTTGGTTGTTATTGACGGAGCCGTTTCAGATATCGAAACCCTAAAAAGACTGGAGCCTTCAAAGATTGACAATATTTCGGTAATCAGTAAAGAAAAAGCAGGCAGCTTATTCGGTGGAAACGCTAAGAATGGTTTAATCGTCGTCATCACAAAAGATATTTCTAAAACTGAAAAACAAAGACTGAAAAAACTTCTGCAAGAGAAAGTTCCTGAAAAATAATTTTAAATTTTTGAAAACTAATAACCATTTATCATAGATCTGAAAAGGGAATTTTTTAAGGTTTCCTTTTCTTTTTTTTAGTTTTTACTGCAACTTTTTGATAAAACCTGCATCCTTAGGATAAAGTGCAACAAAGAGGAGTTACAATTCAAATAATAAACATGAAAAAATTAGGAACAACAATATTGGCTTTAGGATTATTGATTGCATGTAAAACCAAAACGGCAGCAGATCAGTCAAAAGATACCGGGAACATAAGCATTAAAAAAGATAAAGATCAGGACGGTATTAAAAGCCGTAAAGATAAATGCCCTGAAATTGCCGGACCGATAGAAAATAAAGGTTGTCCGTGGCCGGATATGGACGGCGATGATGTTCCTGATAAAGAAGATCAATGCAAAGAAGTTTCGGGGCCTATGGAAAATAACGGCTGCCCTTTTCCAGATACGGATGGAGACACAATAATCGATAAAGATGATGCTTGTCCAGCGGTTGCCGGACCGGCGGAAAACAATGGTTGTCCTTGGCCAGATACAGACGGTGACGGAATTCTTGACAAAGACGATGCGTGCCCAACCGTTCCCGGATTGCCTGAATATAATGGCTGCCCAAAACCGAAAGCAATGGTGGCTATGGAAGTTGAATCTTCACCGCGAAATTCTGCAGCTGGAGCAAAATTAGCATCTGCCAAAAAAACCGGCAAATCCGAAGCAAAGGGTAAAAAAGTAAAAGCTAATGAAGAATTTCCGGATGCAGGCAAGCTTACAGCCGGCGAAGTAAATGATTTTTCAAAATGGAATTATTGGCAGGATATAGCAATTCCTGTTTTATCAGAATATAAAGATCAATGGAAAATTTTCCCGGATAAAAGGGTTTCTGTTCAGTTGGTTAATAAAGATAAAAAACCAATTATTGGGAAGAAACTAAGATTGTTGAATGATAAAAAAGAAATTATTTGGGAAGCTGTTTCCGATAACAAAGGAAATGCGGAATTATGGATTGCTCCAAGAACTGATAATCAATCTCTATCGAAGAAATATTTTATAACAGACGATAAAGGAAAAATGTTGTCGGCTAAAGTAACCTTATTTAAAAAAGAGCAAAATATAATTACAATGGATGCCCCATGTCTTCAAAAAAGAAATTTAGATTTAGCTTTTGTGGTGGATGCTACAGGATCGATGGGAGATGAGATTTCTTTTTTACAGGCAGAATTATTGGATGTATTGAGAAAAGTTGAAAAAAAGCTTCAGAATACTACAGATGTTCGCTATGGTTCTGTATTTTACAGAGATCACGGTGATGAATATGTAACACGTGAGTTTGATTTTTCTGATAAAGCAGAAAATATGGTAAATTTTATCAAAAAACAAAATGCCAGTGGAGGTGGAGATACTCCTGAAGCTGTTGTCGAAGCATTGGATTCATCCATTGACAAGCTCAGCTGGAGTAAAGGAAATTCAACCAAAATTATGTTTTTAATTCTTGATGCATCTCCACATTATTCTGAAGAAAACATCAATAAAATATACGATAAAATAAGATTGGCCGCAAAAAAGGGTATTACAATTATTCCTTTGGCAGCGAGTGATACAGATAAGGAAACGGAGTACATTATGAGAACTTTTGCTTTACTAACAAACGGAACTTATACATTTCTTACCAACCATAGTGGGATCGGAAATAATCATATCGAACCAACAACAGATTCTTATGAAGTGGAAAAGTTAAATGATTTATTCTTAAGGCTGATTCTGCAACGTTCAACAATACCTTCTTGTCAAAAGCCTTCTCATAATGAATTTATAAATAAGAAAATTGAAGTGGAAATTCAAAATAAAGTAAACCCAAAAGTTAAAATTTATCCAAATCCTACCAGAGGATTAATCAATATCCAATCGGATAAGCAGCTTGATGAATTGTATGTATATGATTTCAGTGGTAAAATTTTAATTAAAAAAGAAAAACTGCCGAAAGGAAACAATAAGATAGATATCA
This region includes:
- a CDS encoding C1 family peptidase — encoded protein: MKNSKFVSLLFVLSAGSMMFAQDDLINKLKNNQSQNANFQFTTLKDVGATSVKNQGSSGTCWSYSGNSFLESEMQRMGKKPVDLAEIFTARNSYHDKAKLYVLNNGAISWGDGGELHDVINMYKKYGAVPQDVYTGLKQGQTLNNFSEMQGKLKPVLDSLVQAGSKGKLTDNWMSSVDAILDQYLGKVPANFTYEGKSYTPQSFAKEVVGINPEDYVEISSYKDYPYYQKFVVPIPDNWSHDSDWNVPMKDLTAIIDNAVNKGYSVGWATDVSEPYFSYKNGVAYVPDMNLDQINNENKGTLFIEPKKDKTITEDMRQQALNNLSTTDDHGMHIVGLAKDQSGKEYYMVKNSWGVTNDFEGYIYVTRPYVEYKSTAILVHKSALPKNIKKQLKPTKSIGL
- a CDS encoding RNA polymerase sigma factor, which produces MDRELLLQCQRNERNAQRKVYEKMAGKLYSVCRRYLKNDEDIEEALADTFYKIFTKIDQLHNPDIFEAWARKITVNECLQKLRATKRLHISLEENHIISSDTDEHVSFEKDILHLLNFLPEGCRAIFNLFAIEGYPHKEIAVMLSISEGTSKSQLNFARKKLQELLVNQNV
- a CDS encoding winged helix-turn-helix transcriptional regulator, which produces MKKNELMQYSCPLGKAMSALGSKWKPIIVLVIKDRKLRFGELAVRINVISRKVLTDQLREMEADGLVIREEFKEIPPRVEYSLTEKGLALLPILYQLEEWETKYHVYDPEKEKDCKTILENKNNKKAVV
- a CDS encoding T9SS type A sorting domain-containing protein → MEVESSPRNSAAGAKLASAKKTGKSEAKGKKVKANEEFPDAGKLTAGEVNDFSKWNYWQDIAIPVLSEYKDQWKIFPDKRVSVQLVNKDKKPIIGKKLRLLNDKKEIIWEAVSDNKGNAELWIAPRTDNQSLSKKYFITDDKGKMLSAKVTLFKKEQNIITMDAPCLQKRNLDLAFVVDATGSMGDEISFLQAELLDVLRKVEKKLQNTTDVRYGSVFYRDHGDEYVTREFDFSDKAENMVNFIKKQNASGGGDTPEAVVEALDSSIDKLSWSKGNSTKIMFLILDASPHYSEENINKIYDKIRLAAKKGITIIPLAASDTDKETEYIMRTFALLTNGTYTFLTNHSGIGNNHIEPTTDSYEVEKLNDLFLRLILQRSTIPSCQKPSHNEFINKKIEVEIQNKVNPKVKIYPNPTRGLINIQSDKQLDELYVYDFSGKILIKKEKLPKGNNKIDITSYPQGLYLMRCRYGKHWDTFKIIKN
- a CDS encoding NADH:flavin oxidoreductase, translating into MSTESLFTPFKYKNLELKNRIVMAPMTRAQSDNGVPTQQIADYYARRAAAEVGLILSEGTVINRPASKNMQNIPDFYGTEALNGWKNVIDSVHENGGKMGPQIWHVGDTRSTPDYPAVDMEQASTMTLEDIQDTIAQFAASAKSAKDLGFDVVEIHGAHGYLIDQFFWEGTNTRSDEYGGKTIKERSRFAVDVVKAIRAAVGEDFTIIIRLSQWKQQDYLVKLANTPEEMEEWLLPLKEAGVDIFHCSQRRFWEPEFEGSDLNFAGWAKKITGQPTITVGSVGLEGDFMAAFGGQGTEKADLTELTKRLERGDFDLVAVGRALLQDPEWAKKVKEQNTEALLDFSAESLGVLY
- a CDS encoding alpha-ketoacid dehydrogenase subunit alpha/beta, with translation MQTTYIETQQISFQDFKNQILEDYKLGRISREMSYLGRREVLTGKAKFGIFGDGKELPQLAMAKVFKDGDFRSGYYRDQTFALAVDALTVESFFAQLYADTSVEREPASAGRQMNGHFATRSLNEDGSWKDLTTQKNISSDISPTAGQMPRLLGLAQASKIYKSVKFEGSEKFSKDGNEIAFGTIGDASTAEGHFWETLNAACALQVPMIVSIWDDGYGISVPTMKQRAKADIAEMLSGFQRKEGEFQGCEIIQVKAWDYPSLLDAYARAEQFARMESIPVVVHVVEVTQPQGHSTSGSHERYKNEDRLAWESQFDGLVKFKEWILNYSIEIDGKEEVLATAEELDAIDEEAKKTVKAGQKAAWENYQKTITDLIHSVLPFVESLKGQNSEIENYISQFNKLVSKAKKDVFHLVRRSLLATRGTNSAERNQLMQKYNEIFEVEKDNYSSHLYSQSQWKAENVKEIKPIYSDASEDVDGRVVVRNNFDKIFEKYPETLVFGEDAGNIGDVNQGLEGMQEKYGEVRVADTGIREATILGQGIGMAMRGLRPIAEIQYLDYILYCLQGMSDDLATVQYRTKGGQKAPVIIRTRGHRLEGVWHSGSPMAGILNLSKGILVLVPRNLTKAAGFYNTMLQSDEPAVIVECLNGYRLKEKQPDNLGEFTVPVGKIEVTKEGKDVTLVTYGSTWRIVMEAAEELEKLGISAEVIDVQSLIPFDLSHEIAESVKKTNRLVVIDEDVEGGTSAFILQQILEKQKAFRFLDSDPLTISANDHRPAYASDGDYFSKPSADDMVEKIYAMFNETNPQKYPAIF
- a CDS encoding restriction endonuclease, whose protein sequence is MNNDLEKLAPSKQSAAKNLFATFEILKNEGGQLLGKQVIDKIREKNNLTSWEKEVYEKTGYVRWESILHFYTIDAIKAGFLRKNKGIWYLTEEGEKSISLGPAKMLETASKLYRSWAADKKDNKSLKNDSLENEPIELEENQTQSQKANLDLLEEQAIAGIKEYIRSKNAYEFQDMVAALLRAMGYHTPFISPKGKDGGLDIIAYNDPLGATTPRLKVQVKHRPDSSVPVDDIRSLTGLLNKDGDIGLFVTSGVFTSESERSARESHRHIRLLDINIFIELWQEFYTKMEDEDKNMLPLHSIYFLGSND